A single genomic interval of Lentimicrobium saccharophilum harbors:
- a CDS encoding PorP/SprF family type IX secretion system membrane protein, producing MKKTSLYLLIILSLMVLKTSVAQDPLFSQFYNNPVYYNPAAVGLNPGLRARFNIREQWPQLPGDLRSYTFSMDIAERNIPGSGGLGLVVMSDNAGTGYLKTSTVGLSTSVRVPLQENMVTQVGIMTSFVQKRLNWDNLVFTDQLNPVYGNIYESSFQAPENGNIFYPDFSAGGIFRFTESSNVFSAIQGTFGLAVHHLFRPNESFLGLTSPLPRKLAITGDIILEIDGGGDKLYFQRQESSKGTFKFNPGFIYESQADFKTYAVGVNILKSSIYTGVWFRNRTTELTKSNDLIFMLGLNAPLSGNTRMKINYTYDFVLTEIRTVTGCSHEVSIILELDDFNIFNRGRSSGGFGFSNRNYRSKQELECCPF from the coding sequence ATGAAAAAGACAAGCCTATATCTGCTGATCATTTTATCCCTGATGGTTCTTAAAACCTCCGTGGCACAGGACCCCCTTTTCTCACAGTTCTATAACAACCCGGTTTATTATAATCCGGCTGCCGTAGGGCTTAATCCGGGATTGCGGGCAAGGTTTAACATACGCGAGCAATGGCCTCAGCTTCCGGGAGACCTGCGCTCCTATACCTTCAGTATGGATATCGCAGAACGCAACATTCCCGGCTCCGGCGGACTCGGTCTGGTGGTGATGAGCGACAATGCAGGAACCGGATACCTGAAAACGTCAACCGTAGGGCTTTCTACTTCGGTGAGGGTTCCTTTGCAGGAAAATATGGTTACTCAGGTAGGAATTATGACCTCCTTTGTGCAGAAAAGGCTGAACTGGGATAACCTGGTATTTACCGACCAGCTGAATCCCGTCTATGGAAATATCTATGAATCGAGTTTCCAGGCTCCTGAAAACGGAAATATCTTTTATCCCGATTTCTCCGCCGGCGGTATATTCAGATTTACTGAAAGCAGCAATGTCTTCAGCGCCATTCAGGGAACCTTCGGACTGGCTGTTCATCATTTGTTCAGGCCCAATGAATCATTCCTCGGGCTTACCTCTCCCCTGCCACGTAAACTGGCCATAACCGGTGACATTATCCTGGAGATCGACGGGGGAGGCGACAAACTCTATTTCCAGCGTCAGGAGTCAAGCAAAGGAACATTCAAATTTAATCCCGGGTTCATTTATGAATCGCAGGCCGATTTTAAAACCTATGCCGTTGGGGTGAATATCCTTAAATCATCCATCTACACAGGAGTATGGTTCCGCAACCGCACAACGGAACTTACAAAATCGAATGACCTGATATTTATGCTGGGCTTGAACGCACCGCTTTCCGGCAATACCCGCATGAAAATAAATTACACGTATGACTTCGTACTCACTGAAATCAGAACAGTGACGGGTTGCTCCCACGAAGTATCCATTATCCTTGAGCTGGACGATTTCAACATTTTTAACCGCGGACGCAGCAGCGGAGGATTTGGATTCTCGAACAGGAATTACCGCTCAAAACAAGAACTTGAATGCTGTCCGTTCTGA
- a CDS encoding sodium:proton antiporter, with protein sequence MEHGLHESIPLYASIPFFVMLMMIAVGPLMFHHWWESNRNKLIVSLVLGIPTAIYLIATGFLHNLEHQLIFDYLPFIILLGGLFIITGGINLSGDIEAKPSTNTLFMAIGAVLASFMGTTGAAMLLIRPVINTNSERWYKVHTILFFIAIVANAGGLLTPLGDPPLFLLYLRGAPFTWFLQLVPEWLFTNGLLLLIYYFTDKYFYRKEPPANIIFDKTNIQPIKLRGRFNFFFLAGVVLSVAFLNKQYIPAIEHNHYLAFIREAAILLMAGLSLYFTSSKLRQANKFTYGPIIEVAYLFLGIFITMVPALLWLEANAKSLGVETVAQFYYATGALSSFLDNAPTAVSFYNLALGLTDPSASGLVAGIPDYLLKAISVGAVFFGSMTYIGNGPNFMVKAIAEENKIDMPGFFGYMIKFSLVVLLPVYILNQLLFL encoded by the coding sequence ATGGAACATGGTTTACATGAAAGTATACCCTTGTATGCTTCTATTCCGTTCTTTGTGATGCTGATGATGATTGCGGTGGGCCCCCTGATGTTTCACCACTGGTGGGAGAGCAACAGAAACAAGCTGATTGTTTCCCTGGTTTTGGGAATCCCGACAGCCATTTACCTGATTGCCACTGGATTTCTGCACAACCTCGAACATCAGTTGATTTTTGATTACCTGCCATTTATTATTCTCCTGGGAGGATTGTTTATCATTACCGGAGGGATTAACCTGAGCGGGGATATTGAAGCAAAACCATCCACCAACACGCTGTTTATGGCTATTGGTGCGGTACTTGCCTCCTTTATGGGAACCACAGGTGCTGCAATGCTGCTGATCCGCCCGGTGATCAATACCAATTCCGAAAGGTGGTACAAGGTGCACACCATTTTGTTCTTTATAGCCATTGTTGCCAATGCAGGTGGGTTACTCACTCCTCTCGGAGATCCGCCTTTGTTTCTGCTCTACCTGAGGGGAGCTCCTTTTACCTGGTTTCTCCAGCTCGTTCCCGAGTGGCTGTTTACCAACGGATTACTGCTCTTGATCTATTACTTTACCGATAAGTATTTCTACCGTAAGGAACCGCCTGCCAACATTATTTTTGATAAAACCAATATTCAGCCGATAAAGCTCCGGGGACGATTTAACTTTTTCTTTCTTGCCGGTGTTGTGCTTTCGGTAGCCTTCCTCAACAAGCAATACATCCCTGCCATAGAGCACAACCATTACCTGGCGTTTATCCGCGAAGCTGCAATACTTTTAATGGCCGGACTTTCACTTTATTTCACCTCTTCGAAACTGAGGCAGGCCAATAAGTTTACCTATGGTCCCATCATTGAGGTGGCTTATCTCTTTCTGGGTATATTTATCACTATGGTTCCGGCCCTGCTATGGCTCGAAGCCAACGCAAAATCCCTGGGTGTTGAAACCGTGGCGCAATTCTATTATGCCACAGGAGCCCTCAGTTCATTCCTCGATAACGCTCCCACGGCTGTATCATTTTACAACCTTGCACTCGGTCTTACCGATCCGTCTGCATCAGGTCTTGTAGCCGGAATTCCGGACTATCTGCTTAAAGCCATTTCGGTGGGTGCCGTATTCTTTGGTTCCATGACCTACATCGGTAACGGTCCCAACTTTATGGTCAAAGCCATTGCTGAAGAAAACAAGATAGACATGCCCGGATTCTTTGGTTATATGATCAAGTTCTCACTGGTAGTGCTGCTGCCTGTGTATATTCTTAATCAACTGCTTTTCCTGTAA
- the era gene encoding GTPase Era: MNHKSGFVNIIGHPNVGKSTLMNALVGEKLSIITSKAQTTRHRIMGIVNGDDFQIVYSDTPGMVKPHYKLHESMMKFVDAAIEDADIFLLVTEKDDAAFEDTFLARLNSLNRPVIAVLNKIDLCTQEEVVALLTKLEAQFPGAVVIPVSALHRFNLDRVFDTLLEKLPESPAYYPKDELTDRSMRFFVSEIIREKILLYYKQEIPYSVEVAVDEYKEKENITHITATIYVARESQKAIILGHHGKSIKGLGMAARKDIEAFIEGKVYLELRVKVSKDWRDDPQQLKRFGYEL, encoded by the coding sequence ATGAACCATAAGTCGGGTTTTGTCAATATTATCGGGCATCCCAATGTAGGGAAATCCACCCTTATGAATGCCCTTGTCGGGGAGAAGCTCTCCATTATTACCTCAAAAGCCCAGACTACCCGTCACAGGATAATGGGTATCGTGAACGGCGATGACTTTCAGATTGTGTATTCCGATACCCCGGGAATGGTAAAACCTCACTACAAACTTCATGAGTCGATGATGAAATTTGTAGATGCAGCCATAGAGGATGCCGATATTTTCCTGCTGGTTACCGAAAAAGATGATGCCGCATTTGAAGATACATTCCTTGCCCGGCTCAACTCGCTGAACAGGCCTGTTATCGCTGTGCTCAATAAAATTGACCTTTGCACCCAGGAAGAAGTGGTTGCCCTGCTGACAAAGCTTGAAGCGCAGTTCCCGGGGGCTGTCGTAATTCCGGTATCTGCCCTGCACCGCTTTAATCTTGACCGCGTGTTCGATACACTGCTTGAGAAACTTCCCGAGTCACCGGCCTATTATCCCAAAGACGAACTGACAGACCGTTCCATGCGTTTTTTCGTTTCGGAGATCATCCGAGAGAAAATATTGCTGTATTACAAACAGGAGATCCCTTATTCTGTGGAAGTTGCCGTTGATGAATACAAGGAGAAGGAAAATATTACCCACATTACTGCTACCATATACGTGGCCAGGGAATCGCAGAAAGCAATTATTCTGGGGCATCACGGAAAATCCATAAAAGGTCTGGGTATGGCCGCCCGGAAAGATATAGAAGCTTTTATTGAAGGAAAGGTCTATTTGGAGCTCAGGGTTAAGGTGAGTAAAGACTGGCGCGATGATCCGCAGCAACTGAAGCGTTTCGGGTATGAATTGTAA
- the der gene encoding ribosome biogenesis GTPase Der, with translation MSNIIAIVGRPNVGKSTFFNRLTGERAAIVDPTSGVTRDRHYGTSDWNGIEFSVIDTGGVVIGSEDVFEDAIRKQVELAMEEADVILFMVDAKEGMSPLDEDVADMIRRSPKKVFLVANKVDNSNRSADAIEFYSLGFEKIYEISAINGSGTGELLDDVVREFENTVMEDIPDLPKIAFVGRPNVGKSSMINALLGDERNIVTPVAGTTRDSIYTRYNSFGFDFLLVDTAGLRKKGKVTENIEFYSVMRSIRAIENSDVCVLMLDATQGIESQDINIFSLIQKNHKGVVIVVNKWDLVEKETNTHKDYEELIRSRIAPFTDVPIIFTSVINKQRIHKTLETANKVNKSRSQNIPTRQLMDIMLPIVTETPPPAVKGKFVKVKYITQLKLAYPAFVFFCNMPQYVADPYKRFVENRMREQFDFHGVPIEIFYRQK, from the coding sequence ATGTCAAACATTATAGCAATTGTTGGCCGGCCCAATGTAGGAAAATCGACCTTCTTCAACCGCCTTACCGGCGAAAGGGCAGCCATCGTTGACCCTACGAGCGGCGTTACCCGCGACCGGCATTATGGTACTTCAGACTGGAATGGCATAGAGTTTTCCGTTATTGACACGGGAGGCGTGGTCATAGGAAGCGAAGATGTATTTGAGGATGCCATCCGCAAACAGGTAGAACTGGCCATGGAAGAAGCCGATGTAATCCTCTTTATGGTGGATGCCAAAGAAGGCATGTCGCCCCTCGACGAAGATGTGGCTGATATGATCCGGCGCTCCCCCAAAAAGGTTTTCCTGGTTGCCAACAAGGTGGATAACAGCAACCGATCTGCTGATGCCATAGAATTCTATTCACTGGGATTCGAAAAAATTTATGAAATATCTGCCATCAATGGTTCGGGAACCGGCGAACTGCTCGACGATGTTGTAAGGGAGTTTGAAAATACGGTGATGGAAGATATTCCCGACCTTCCGAAAATCGCCTTTGTTGGAAGGCCCAACGTTGGCAAATCATCCATGATCAACGCGCTGCTGGGCGATGAACGGAATATAGTTACCCCTGTTGCCGGCACTACCCGCGATTCGATTTATACCCGTTACAACAGTTTTGGTTTTGACTTTCTGCTGGTTGATACAGCGGGGCTCCGGAAAAAAGGGAAAGTAACGGAAAATATCGAGTTTTACTCCGTGATGCGCTCCATCCGGGCCATTGAGAACAGCGATGTTTGTGTGCTGATGCTTGACGCCACCCAGGGAATTGAAAGTCAGGATATTAATATTTTCAGCCTGATACAGAAAAACCACAAGGGCGTGGTAATCGTTGTGAACAAATGGGACCTGGTGGAAAAAGAAACCAATACCCACAAGGATTACGAAGAACTGATCCGAAGCCGGATCGCGCCATTCACCGATGTACCCATTATTTTCACCTCAGTCATTAACAAACAGCGCATCCACAAGACCCTGGAAACAGCCAACAAGGTGAACAAATCGCGCAGCCAGAACATACCCACCCGGCAACTGATGGATATCATGCTTCCGATTGTCACCGAAACCCCGCCTCCGGCTGTAAAAGGAAAATTTGTAAAAGTCAAATACATCACACAACTTAAGCTGGCATACCCGGCATTTGTATTTTTCTGCAACATGCCGCAATATGTAGCGGATCCCTACAAAAGATTTGTTGAAAACCGTATGCGTGAACAGTTTGATTTCCATGGTGTCCCCATCGAAATCTTTTACCGGCAAAAGTAA
- a CDS encoding RNA-binding S4 domain-containing protein codes for MADDLRIDKWLWAVRIYKTRTMAGEACRAGKIKIDGIAVKPSRIIKPEDIITVSLGPLTRTVRVKALIHNRVSAKLVPDSLEDLTPAEEYERIKFMQELNAERRDRGTGRPTKKERRLIDRLKGPEKP; via the coding sequence ATGGCTGACGATCTGCGAATCGACAAATGGTTGTGGGCCGTACGTATCTACAAGACCCGCACCATGGCCGGGGAGGCCTGCCGGGCCGGAAAGATTAAAATTGACGGAATTGCCGTCAAGCCCTCACGGATTATCAAACCGGAAGATATCATTACGGTGAGCCTTGGCCCGCTCACCCGCACCGTCAGGGTTAAAGCACTAATTCACAACCGTGTTTCCGCAAAACTGGTCCCTGACTCACTCGAAGACCTCACCCCTGCCGAAGAATATGAACGGATTAAGTTTATGCAGGAATTGAATGCCGAACGCCGCGACCGCGGGACAGGCAGGCCCACCAAAAAAGAGCGGCGGCTGATAGACAGGCTGAAGGGCCCCGAAAAGCCCTGA
- a CDS encoding class I SAM-dependent rRNA methyltransferase, with product MEAAAKIILSKGRDEAVRRFHPWVFSGAISRAEGKPVDGDMVEVCDYQGNTLGYGHACSGSIAVKLFHFGETRPCDDFWYRKLSACLQLRKDVGFAGDLRSNAYRLVFSEGDGLPGLIIDYYNGVAVIQAHSTGMYLSRMHLAEALKRLYGSGLKAIYDKSAEALGKSGAHSEGDGFLYGEESVAEILENGHRFQIDFVNGQKTGFFLDQRDNRAMLGRFANGRKVLNAFCYTGGFSVYALAAGAAHVTSLDSSRKAMDTLEVNLRLNGLETERHESVVDDAKAYLTRMPEDFDLVILDPPAFAKRHADRHKALQGYRYINAAAMKKIKPGGFLFTFSCSQAMNREMFISMAMSAGMEAGRDVRIIHHLGHSADHPVSIFHPEGEYLKGLVLRVE from the coding sequence ATGGAAGCTGCAGCGAAGATCATACTCAGCAAAGGCCGTGATGAAGCCGTGCGCAGGTTTCATCCATGGGTGTTTTCGGGCGCCATTTCAAGGGCTGAAGGTAAACCTGTAGACGGGGATATGGTCGAAGTATGCGATTATCAGGGGAATACGCTTGGCTATGGCCATGCCTGCAGCGGTTCCATTGCCGTGAAGCTGTTTCACTTTGGCGAAACCCGCCCCTGTGATGATTTCTGGTACAGGAAACTGTCCGCCTGTTTGCAATTGCGCAAGGATGTTGGTTTTGCCGGCGATTTGCGGAGCAATGCCTATCGCCTGGTTTTCAGCGAAGGGGATGGCCTGCCCGGGCTGATCATTGATTATTACAACGGGGTGGCCGTAATCCAGGCTCACAGTACCGGGATGTATCTGAGCAGGATGCATCTGGCGGAAGCGCTGAAACGGTTGTATGGCTCCGGACTGAAGGCCATCTACGATAAAAGCGCTGAAGCTCTTGGAAAATCCGGTGCACATTCGGAGGGAGACGGGTTTCTTTACGGGGAAGAAAGTGTGGCCGAAATTCTTGAGAATGGCCACCGCTTTCAGATTGATTTCGTAAACGGCCAGAAAACCGGTTTCTTTCTTGATCAGCGGGATAACAGGGCTATGCTGGGCCGTTTTGCCAATGGCAGGAAAGTGCTCAATGCCTTTTGCTATACCGGAGGTTTTTCAGTCTATGCTTTGGCAGCCGGGGCCGCTCATGTTACTTCACTCGACAGTTCGCGCAAAGCGATGGATACGCTGGAGGTCAACCTCCGTTTGAACGGCCTGGAGACTGAAAGGCATGAAAGTGTGGTGGACGATGCCAAAGCCTATCTGACAAGAATGCCTGAAGATTTTGACCTTGTCATCCTTGATCCTCCTGCTTTTGCCAAGCGGCATGCCGATCGTCATAAAGCACTTCAGGGTTACCGCTATATCAATGCAGCTGCGATGAAAAAAATAAAACCGGGCGGCTTCCTCTTTACATTTTCATGTTCACAGGCGATGAACCGCGAAATGTTTATTTCCATGGCGATGTCTGCTGGCATGGAAGCCGGCCGGGATGTCCGGATTATTCATCACCTGGGTCATTCAGCCGATCATCCCGTAAGCATTTTTCATCCCGAGGGGGAATATCTGAAGGGGCTGGTGCTCAGGGTAGAGTAA